From the Paraflavitalea soli genome, the window GGGATCGATCCTGCAGCCGGGGAACCTGTTTTAAGAAATTGAGCCATGACAAAAAAAAGATATTATTTCCTGGTGGGATTATTGGGTGCACTGACGACCATTGCCCCCTTTTCTATTGATATGTACCTGCCGGGGTTTACAGCCATTGCCAAAGACCTGCATTCCAATGTGGCCGAAGTGGCCCTTTCCTTGTCCAGTTTCTTTGTGGGCATCTCTGTAGGCCAATTATTATACGGCCCCCTCATGGACCGCTTTGGCCGTAAGCGGCCATTGTACATTGCACTTGGACTGTACCTCATAGCTTCGCTCGCCTGCGCCTTTGCTACCTCCCTGGATATGCTGATTGCCGTACGTTTTGTACAGGCCATGGGCGCCTGTGCTGCCACCGTTGCCGCCAACGCCATGGTGCGTGATCTTTTCCCTGTGGAGGAAAATGCCAAAGTGTTTTCCATGTTGATGCTGATATTGGGCGTGTCGCCCATCATTGCCCCTACTGCTGGCAGTTACATCACTGCCTTCCTGGGATGGCAGGCCGTATTCATCATCCTGGCCGTGATTACCGCCCTTATTTTCATAGCTATTTACTTTGGACTGCCCGAGAGCAGCAAGCCCGATCCTGATTATTCTTTAAAGCCCAATGCCATTATCCGTAGTTATTTAGCCGTGTTCAAAGAGCCTGTATTTTATACTTACACCTTCACCGGCGCCATTGCTTTTGCCGGCTTATTTGCTTTCTTATCCAGCTCCCCTTATTTATATATGGAGCTATTTAAGTTATCAGAGAGAGCCTATGGGTTGGTGTTTGCCTTACTGGCCGGTGGATTAATATTGGCCAGCCAGGTCAACAGGTTTTTATTGAAGCGGTACAGGAGTGAGCAGATCATCACCGCAGCGTTGATCAGCATGAGTATTGTCGGTTTATTGTTGGTCTTTACTTCCCTCAGTGGATGGATCACCCTGCCGGGCATGCTGCTGATGCAGTTCATTTACCTCAGTTGTCTCGGTTATATTTTGCCCAATTCATCAGCCCTGGCCATGTCACCCTTTACAACAGGCGCCGGCAGTGCAGCTGCTTTGATGGGCGCTTTGCAAATGGGGATAGGTGCTGGTGTGAGTATTTTATTGAGCCTGCTGCAAAATGGTACCACCATTCCCATGGTCTCCATCATGGCTATCTGCGCCCTGGTATCATTGCTGGTACGCATGATCGGCCACCGTATGATCCGTTACAAACTCAGTGAAGCATAGTAACTAATCATTTCCCGCTACCAAAAACTCCAACACCCCCGCCTGCAATTCCACCGTTACCCGCGCCGGCTCTTCCAGGCTGATCATCTCATCATCCACATGCAGCAGCGTATCCTCTGTATGAATATTTACTTTACTACCCGAAACAGACCGGAAATCATAACCCGCCTCGTCACCGTCCATTTTTTTCCTGATCCACCCAGCCAGCGCATCTCTCTCTTCTTCCGCCACCAGCACGATCTCAAACTGCCCATCACCGGGATCAGCCTGCGGCGACAAGTCGAGGTTCGGACCAATCGACCGGCTATTCATCACTTCCACCAATAGGAACCGCCCTGAGTGATCGTTGTCATCTACCTGAATATGATAATGACGTGCTTCGGCAGAAAGGATAATATGGTGCAGCTCTTCCAACGCCGTTTGCAAGGCTTTCTCCGGCGTATCCTTTTTCGCCTTATCTACCTTTTTCATCACCTTCATCAACCGGGGAAATACGCCATAGCCAAATCCTTCTACCAGGAAATACGTTTCTTCCAATCCTTCTATCCGCCCGATATCATATTTTTTTACCACACCTGTTTTCCAGGTGGTAATCGTTTCGGCTACTGTACCTGTTATGCCCAGCGCTTTGGAGATATTGTTGGCCGTACCCAGCGGCAATACCGCAATCGGTATTTTCTTATCCGAGAACTTGCGCTCCAGCAAGGTGAGTGCCGCTTTGCGAATGGTGCCATCGCCGCCGGCTACCACCACGAAATCCGTATCCGGTTCCAGCTTATCCCATCCTTTCTCTTTTGTAGACGAATATCTACATTCCCAGCCTGCTGCTTCGATCAATGGAATAAGGTCCCGTTTCGTATGATCTTCTTCGCCAGCCGTAGGATTGTGCAGGAGTTTGACATATTTCATGGAGTGTGTTGTTGGTTATAACCAATCCCCTAACAATTGCATACCATAGCAGCCTGGCACAATTATATTGACTGATGACGGTATGAGAATACTTGTTACCAACGACGACGGCATTTACAGCCCGGGCATCGCTGCCCTTGCCAAAGTGGCTTTACGGTTTGGCGAAGTACAGATCGTAGCACCCGATGTGGAACAATCTTCTATGGGCCATGCGATCACCGCTTCCAGGCCCTTATATTATAAGAAATCGCCCATCACCTTTGAGGGATTGGACGCCTATCGTGTGAATGGTACCCCGGCCGACTGCGTGGCCCTGGGCACCCACCTCTGGGCAAAAACAGATGTGGTATTATCTGGTATTAATATGGGCCTCAACCTGGGCAATTCCATGTGGCATTCCGGTACCCTCGCCGCTGCCAAGCAGGCCGTACTCCTGGGTATGAAAGGCATCGCCATCAGTACCCCGGCCGGCAAAACAGAACCCGATTTTGAAAAGCTCGATCCCTTCGTGGAGAAAGCCCTGGCCGCCGTGATCGAAAATCCGCACCTCAATCTTATTAATATTAATCTTCCCCCCGATCCCCAGGGATTGCAATGGACCAGGCAGTCTGTTCGCCTTTATGATGGCAAAATAGTGCCCGGCATCGACCCCATGGGTCGTAAACATTATTGGTTTACCGTCATCCCCCTCGAACCTGCCGAAGAAGGTACCGACCGCTACGCCGTAGAGAACGGGTATGTATCCATTACCCCCCTGCGCCTTGATCTTACCCACGAGGGAGAACTCACCAAAGCCCTTCAAACTCAACCCGTTTCCTGAACCCAATACCCCTTTAAAACGGTGAACAACCGCTTTTTGCCTCCGAAAGCATGGTCTTTGTCTCCCGGCGGCTGACAAACATGCTTAATTTGGTAGTCTACCCAACGCTTTCGTCACAACTTTACGTAATAATTAACAGTTAAAGGCAGGCTTAAAACGCAGGTGCATAGCCATATCCGCAATATTTGCTGTTGTAATCTCGTTCGGGATAAATACGGTAAATTACTCTTGATGGACAGGGCTTGCAAAAAAAGTAAACACTAGCTTATTTGGCAAATAGTATTGCCGATACGGAGCTGATTAACGGTTGTATTAACAATAGCCGTCGGGCGCAGGAACAGTTGTATAAACAGTTCTATGGGCCCATGACATCCATATGCCTTCGCTACACCCGTAACCAGGAAGATGCAATAGAAGTATTGCACAATGGCTTTTTGAAAGTGTATAAGAATATCCATACGTACGATTCGGCACGGGCCTCCCTGTACACCTGGATCAGAAAGATCATTGTCAATACGGCCATTGATTTTATCCGCGCAAGGGAAAAATTCTATACTAAGATCGAACTGGAAAAAGCCGAAGAGCCTGCCATAGAAGCGGATGCTATACAGCGTATGAGCGCCCAGGAATTATTACAACTGGTGAGAAAATTATCACCCGCCACACAGGGGGTGTTTAACTTATACGTAGTAGAAGGATACAATCACCGGGAGATCGCCACCTTGCTGGGTATTAGTGAAGGCACCAGCAAATGGCACCTGAGTGAAGCCCGAAAGCAATTGCAACATTTATTACAAACCATGCAAGTGTAACCGTAATGAACGAACGACAACCATACGAAAAACACTTGGCAGACAAACTGCAGAATCTGCCACCGCCAGGAGAGCCAGACCAATCCTGGGTACAGATGAGAACTTTGCTGGATAAGGAAATGCCAAGAGGAGGAGCCATGCCCGGCCGCCGTCAATGGTGGTTCTTTGGCATTGCCATTGGCATCCTGTTCCTCGCCACCTGGTTATCCGGCAGGTCCTACCTTGACAAAGAAAAAGCAGGTTCCGTTGCGCAGGTTGCCGTAGCGCCTGCCGCAACCGGTAAAGTAACTTCGTCAGGTGATAAAGGACAGTCAACACCTGCCGCTTCACAACCGGCCAGCGTTGATGGTAGTCAGGCTACTGCTGTACCTGCTGATAAAGACCAGCAGCCGGCAGCGCAGCAAAATGAACCTGCCGCTCCTGATAAAGGTGTAGCCCAAAGCCGGGCCGAGCCCCCGGTAATAGCAGCTATTAAATCACCGGATAATAAAGCCGCACCCGTAGCAGCAACGCCGGATAATAAGAACTCCATCACCAATAAACTCCGCAACAACAACCGTCAACCTAACGCCGATGATGCAATAATTACTCTAAAAGGTAAACGTACAGGAAAGAATAAAGGCAATTTCAATGACCATTACGACCCGCGCGGCAATAGCCGGGCTAAGAAAGGATCAGCGGGCAGCGCCACACAAAACAATGAACCAGCAAGTGAAACAGCAATAGCAACAAAGAATAACCACAACAACAGAGCAGGTAAATATGCCAATGAAGCTTCCAATCCCGAGTCTGACCTCAACCGGTTTTTATCTAAACCCTACGTAGATAGGGTACAGGTTACCAATGTAAGACCACCCCTTCGTTTTATAGATCAACCAGGGCCTGTGCTTGCCCCTGGAATCACCATTGAGAAAGATTACGCACGGAAACGTGCCGGACTGCCCGAGCCGCCTCCCGACAAAGCCCCTGCCAGAAGAAAACCCCTGAAAACACGGGAAGCCGGAACAATGGCGCTGGGATTTGCCCTCCCATTGGCATTCCCGCTGGGCGATCAGCGCGCCATGGGATACAACCTGTGGGGAGGCCACAATACCGTATCAGATTACCTGCCGTCGCCCTATTTGCAGTATCACCTCAGCGGTAAAACCTACTTGCAAACAGAGGCCCAATTCGTATCGCCCCAGTTTATAAGCTCTACCCTGCTGTCGTATACAACTACGAACACAGCGCCCAATTATTATACCTCCAATGCTGTATATGCTAAAAAGCTCTATTATTTCAATGTGCCCGTCAGCATACACCATAGCCCCTTCCCGGGCTTTTATATGGGCACCGGCATTCAGTTCTCTTCCATGATCAGTGGAGTAGCTTTATCGGAAGTAAGGAAATGGTCGCCTGGCGGACCTAATACGCTCGTCAGCGAAACCTATTCCCGTTTTAAAAATGATAGCTTATCCCAAAAGATCAATGGCAACGAGTTCAGGGTGTTGCTGGATGCAAATTATTATTTCAACAACTTCACCGTGGGCTTGCGCTACAACCAGGCATTGAGCAATTACATCAGCTTCCGCCTGACGCCGGGTATGCCTTATCAGTTCGATAAGAACAGAGCCCTGCAGTTTTACATGCGGTACAACTTGTGGGAGGAAAAGAAGAAAGCAAAAGCCAACAAAACCATGTTAACGCTTAAATAGCTGTTCCAGGTAGTCCCTTTTGAATTCAATATAAGTAGGATTGCCGCCCGCTGTTACATTGGGTTGCTTGCAGGCAAACAGGTCATCGATCAGCCTGCGCATTTCCTTTTCTGCTAATGCCGTACCTGGCTTGATGGCTTGTTGCCAGGCCAGGGAGCGGATCAGTTTTTCCCGTTTGGAGAATTTGAGGTCCGTACTGAAATGCTTGAACTGTTCCAGCAGGTTCTCTATGATCATCTTTTCATTACCCTGTTCCAGGTCAGCCGGTGTGCCTTGTATTACAAACGCATGATTGCCGAAAGGCTCGATCAGGTAACCCAGCAGGTTAAGGTCACTCATTAGTTCATTCATCAATACCGCATCCGGCGGCGCCAGTTGCAGCGTTACCGGAAACAGGCTCCGCTGCGTAGCCATTGCTTTATCTGTAGCAGCCAGTACAAATCGTTCGTACAGGATGCGCTCATGCGCCAGCTGTTGGTGTACCAATATAAAACCACGATTGGTAGGTACTACTATATAGACCTGGTGCAACTGCGTCAATGGCGCATGCTCCGCGATCTTCAGTTCAAGACGCGCCTGCGGACTGCGTCCACTCAACGCTGAATCCTGTCCACCAAAGGGTGAGTAACCCGAAGTTCCCGTAGACCCCGTCTGGCCGCCCGATCCGCCAATGCCCGCGACCGATGTCTCTTCTGTCCTCAACTGATCTAATAGAGAAGTAAACTTCCGTTCTCCGGGCTGCCCGATATAGGCTTGCTGATCCTCCTCTCCCGGATTGTCTGATTGCCGATTGATCCCGTCCATTGACGGGGCCGATTGCCGGTCGCCCGCTTCTGTATGCTGTTTTCTGTCTCCTGTATTCTTTCCCCCCTCATAAAAATCCTTCCAGTGCTTCAACTCACTCTTATCTGTAGGCTGAATAAAATGCGCCTGGTGTTTCTGGCTGAAGTTCTTGAACAGCGGCGAGGCTGTGGCTGCCTCCTGTTGGTCGCCCGTAAAAGGCTTATTGATGGCATCCAGTGATTGTATGTTCGGATCCAGGTCAAACTCCAGCGTGGGCGTTACGCTGAACTGCGCCAGCGCATGTTTTACAGCTGCCTGCACAAAAGCATACACAATTTTCTCATCTTCAAATTTGATCTCCTGCTTGGTAGGGTGCACATTGATGTCCACCTGTGAAGGATCGAGATCAATGAACAACACGTACAGTGGAAAACTATCTGCCGCGATCATTTCCTGGTAGGCGTTCATGACCGCGTGGTTTAGGTAAGGACTGCGGATGAAACGGTTGTTGACAAAGAAGTATTGGTCACCCCTTGTCTTTTTGGCCGCTTCCGGTTTGCCCACAAAACCATAAATATTGAGGTAATCTGTTTGTTCCTGTACCGTTACCAGTTTGGCATTGTACTGGTTGCCCAGTACTTGCACTATGCGTTGTTTGAGTGTTCCTTTCTCCAGGTGGAACATTTCTGTTCCGTTGGCCGTAAGTGAAAAGAAGATGTCGGGGAAAGAGAGCGCTACACGGATAAATTCATCGACGATATGCCTCGTCTCGGCCGCATTGCTTTTAAGGAAGTTGCGCCGGGCCGGGATGTTGAAGAACAGGTTCTTCATGGCAATGCTGGTGCCCGTATTGGCGGCAATGGGCTCCTGTCTTTTCACCAGGCTGTTTTCCACTTCCAGGAGGGTTCCCGTAGTGTCTTCCGCCCTTTTCGTCTTCAGTTCTACCTGTGCTACTGCCGCAATAGAAGCCAGCGCCTCCCCGCGGAAGCCCATCGTACGGATGCGGAACAGGTCGTCTATCTGGTGTATTTTGGAAGTGGCATGGCGTTCAAAGCACATGCGGGCATCCGTTTCGCTCATGCCTTTGCCATTGTCTAGCACCTGGATCAGCTGCTTACCGGCATCCTGGATCAGCAGACGGATATCTGTAGCGCCGGCGTCTACGGCATTCTCGAGCAATTCTTTCACGGCACTGGCCGGCCGTTGGATCACCTCTCCGGCAGCGATCTGGTTCGCAATATTATCGGGCAATAATTGAATAATGTCTGGCAATCTTCAGTCTCCTTATTTGGCAGCGAAAATACGGGAATAATTCGGGGGAGTAGCAGGTACAATAGGGATAGTAGCCTTAGCTCCAGATACGAAGAAACGACACATTGATCTCGCAGCCATTTTCAAGGTTGAAAGTGAACTCCTGGGGGCTGATGGAAACTGGCTGATATTTCCCCTCAATTAGCTGGTAAATCTCAATTTTCTTAAACTTGGGATCTGCGATCAAATAATAGCGTACGCCTTCCTGCTCGTATAATTCGAACTTTTCATGGCGGTCTTTTAAAGCGGTAGAGGGCGATAATATTTCAACAATCAAGGAAGGGGTAAATTCCAGGAAGTCTGTCTCGAAATCCCCGCAAACAACCATAAGGTCAGGTTGAACGACAGTTTTGTCATTTACCTTCCAGTCAAGTGTCTGCAGAACTTTACAATCTTGACATTTAGGGAGTATAACGCTGTCAAAAGCTGTATAGAATTTGCCATTGGCTAATTGATGGACCCTGACAGGTGATGGACTCATAGCATAAGGCATTCCATCAATCAATTCCCATTGTCCCTCCCACTGCACGTAATCAGCGTAGGTATACTGAGGCCTGTATTTGTCAGCAATAGACATAGGTCCAAATTTACGATTAATTTTCTGGATACTACCAAGCACAGCAGCCTTTATACCAATCTAATTACCAAGGCAGGATATTCTAACACATACTTGTTATGAAAATGGTTTTAAAAGATATTCCTTTTTTATTATTCAAAATTCTAATTGAATTTCCAGGGGTATTTTGGAAAAAGAGATTGCATATTTGGGGAAGGTCTAAAAAGAAAAAAGGGTCTGAATAGAAATTCAACCCCGTTTTAATCCAATATCCTATGAAAAACCGTAATAGTATAGTCAACCCACGTGCCAATTAATTAGCGCCGTGTAATCAACGTGTTACAACAACATGACCTTTCCAACCCTTCCCACAGCAGGAGTCTTTTTCTCTAAAAGGGAATATGGACAGGAAAACAGGTTAAAATCCAAGGCAGCTGTCAGCCTTTTAAAGAATTGTCGCGTCAAAGGGTATTCTGCCCCTTTAGAGGCCACCGCTTTGTAGAGATCGTGTCAAAAGGTATTCTGCCCTTTTAGGGGCTAACGCTTTGCAGCAATTGAATGGATGCCAATTTCTTTTGCCCCATCGGGGCAACCCGCTCGTTGCCTCGTTGCCTCGATGCCTTCTCTGCCTTCTCTCTCCTGCGGTTATTTGCATGCCGTGGAAAGGAACCGGGAACCAATTAAAAGACGTGCATTCATAACGTTGCAGCTTTATTAAAATTGAGGCCCAATAAGGCTCCGTTCATCCCTTTTGTGCGTGTTTCTTCTTAATTTCAGCGGCTAAATTCGCTTTTTAAGTTCATCATCATGAAGAGAATCCTTTCGTTTGCTATTGTTGTAATGACGATCTCCACCGTTCAGGCGCAGCGTTCTTCCTTCCTGCCCGCCAATCAATGGGTAGACAGTGTGTTTAAAACACTCACCAAAGAACAAAAAATTGCCCAGCTGATGGTACTCCGTTTGTCGTCTATCGGCCCCAACCGAACCGTCACCTTCTTCGACAAAGAAGTGGAAGAAGCGATCCGCAAATACAATATCGGTTCTATCTGCCTGTTCCAGGGCGGCCCTGTAAAACAGGCCAGCCTCATCAACTATTTTCAAAGCTTTGCCCAAACACCCCTCCTCGTTTGTATCGACGGCGAAAATGGCCTGGGCATGCGCATGGACAGTGTACAGGGACTTCCCAGGCAAATGATGATGGGCGCTGTACAAGACCCCGCACTTATCTATCAATACGGCCGCGTAGTAGGCGAACAATGCAAACGGATCGGCATCCAGGTCAACTACGCCCCCGTGGTAGACGTCAACAACAATCCCAACAACCCCGTTATCAACGACCGCTCCTTCGGAGAAGACAAATACAGGGTGGCTGAATACGGTATCCAATATATGAAGGGTATGCAGGACGCCGGCACCATGGCCTGCGCCAAACACTTTCCCGGTCATGGTGACGTAGATGTAGATTCTCATTACGACCTGCCCGTGATCAACAAAACAAAAGCGCAACTCGACTCCCTCGAGCTCTATCCCTTTCGTGAAATGTTTACAGCCGGCGTGGGCAGCGTAATGATTGCCCACCTCGCCATACCCGCTATCGACAATACAGCGAATAAGCCTACTTCTATTTCAAAAAAGAATGTGACCGACCTCCTGCGCAAAGAAATGAAGTATGAAGGCCTCACTTTTACCGATGCACTTGAGATGAAGGGCGTGGCTAAATATTATCCCGATGGAGAAAGCTCCGTGGAAGCATTGATCGCGGGTAATGATATGCTTTGTCTACCAGGTGATATCCCTGGCAGTATGGAGAAGATCCTCAAAGCTATCAAAAAGCGCAAACTCTCCTGGAGCGCCATCGACGCCCACGTCAAGAAAGTACTGCGCGCCAAATACCAGTATGGACTGGCCAACTGGCAGCCCGTCAACACGAAAAATCTTACCGAAGACCTCAATAGCAAAGTAGGTGAAATGCGCCGCCTCATTGCCGAAAAAGCATTGACACTCCTGCGCAATGATGACTATGCCATCTATCCCCTCACCAAAGGAAAGCGCGTAGCTTATGTAGGATTCGGTCTCACCAAAGACAATGTATTTGCCGAACAGGTGCGCAAGGATTATGACGCACAGGTATTCTATTTTGATTATAAGCTCGATTCTTCCAAGGTAGGTCCTATGCTCGAACTGTTTAAGAACAGGTATGATGCAGTCATCATCGGCATGCACAATTATGCCCGCTATCCGGCCAACAACTTTGGCATCAGCAATGCTGCTTTATCACTGGTGAAAGGATTGCAGGAACAACACAAAACAATTACACTGGCATTTGGCAACCCCTACCTCATCAAAAACTTTTGCGACGCTAAAGTACTCGTAGCCTGCTACGAAGATGATGATATCACACAAACAGTAGCGGCGGATATGATCGCTGGTCGCCTCGTGGCCAAAGGAAAACTGCCCGTCACCGTTTGCGAATCCTTCAAATATGGTGATGGTATTGTTGCCAAACGCTTATTGCCCATGGTGCCAAGCGGTTCACTGGGTTTCAGACAAGCACAAATGAACAATGCCATCGACTCCATTGTACAGGACGCCATCCGGCAACAGGCTATTCCCGGCGCTGTAGTACTGGTGGCCAAAGATGGTAAGATCGTTTTTGAAAGAGCTTACGGTTACTTAACCTACGATAGTACAGAACCCGTATACCCGGAAACCATTTATGACCTGGCATCCGTTACCAAGATCATGGCCACTACCGTATCTGTGATGAAGTTGTATGATGAAGGCAAGCTCGACCTCCAAAAAACATTGGGCGATTACCTGCCCTGGGTAAAAGGCTCCAACAAGGAAGGTCTTAAATTATGGGACATCATCCTGCATCAGGCCGGCCTCAAATCATTCATTCCTTTTTATAAGGAAACCGTAAATGCTACCGATGGCAATGGTCCCAACTGGGCTTTCTATACACAGAAGCCCGACTCCACACACGGTGTACGCGTGGCTGATCGTATGTTTATGCGCAACGATTGGGTGGATACCATCTATAGCCGTATACTTGCCTCCAGCCTGGAGCCCGGCAATAAATACATCTACAGCGACAATGATTTCATCTTCCTGGGCAAAGTAGTAGAGGCCATTACCGGCATGCCCCTGGAAGTATATGTGAAGAAAACCTTTTACGATAAGCTGGATATGACATCCACCGGCTTCAAGCCGCGCGAACGTTTCCCCCTTAGTTATATAGCCCCTACAGAAAAGGAAGCCGGCTTCCGCCAGCAATTGATCTGGGGTGATGTGCACGATCCGGGCGCAGCTATGTTTGGCGGTGTGGCCGGCCATGCCGGTCTTTTTAGCAATGCCTACGACCTGGCCGTGCTTTCACAGGTATTCCTGAATGGCGGTGTGCTCAATGGACAGAATTTCTTCAGCAAGGCTACCGTTGATTATTTTACTGCTTACCACAGCGATATCAGCCGCCGTGGCCTGGGCTTTGATAAACCGGAAAGGGACAATGCTACCCGCAAAGAGCCTTATCCTACTTTATCTGCTTCGCCCCTCACTTTTGGCCATACCGGCTTTACCGGCACCTGTTTCTGGATCGATCCCAAATACAATCTGACATATATTTTCCTGTCCAACCGGGTAAATAGTCCCGATCCTAATAAATTCGGTCGTATAAGCGTACGTCCCAAAGTGCATGAAGCCATCTATCAGGCTTTGTTACATTGATCTACTATATTCATTTCTTAATACTAAACCAGGCAGTACTGCCTGGTTTTTTGTTAATTTACATAATCTAAATTCATGGATATGAAGCTAGCTGAGCGTTTATTACTGGAAAACAAGGCCTGGGCAGCGGAAAGAGTAGAGGAAGACCCTGCATTTTTTACCCGGCTCGAAAATATACAACAACCTGAATTTTTATGGATAGGATGCAGTGACAGCCGCGTGCCTGCCAACCAGATCACCGGCACCCTGCCTGGCGAATTGTTTGTGCACCGCAATGTCGCCAACCTGGTCGTGAACACCGATGTGAACCTCCTGGCCGTACTGGATTATGCCGTGAACCATTTGAAAGTAAAGGATGTGATCGTTTGCGGCCACTATGGCTGCGGGGGCGTAAAAGCCGCTACCACCAACCACGATTTTAAATTGGTGTTGAATATGTGGTTGCGCAATATCAAAGATGTATACCGGCTGCACCGGCAGGAGTTGGACAGCATTACTGAAGAAGAAGCAAGGGTGGACCGCCTCGTGGAACTCAATGTTGTGGAACAATTGAGAAACCTGGCCAAAACCTCTATTATACAACGTGCCTGGAAGGAGGGAAATGGTCCCCACCTACATGGATGGGTTTATCGTCTCAGCGATGGATTGATCAAGCCCCTCCTGGATATCGAAGCCAATACCGATATCGACCCTGTATACAGGTATGACGATCTCTGATATATTTAAAACCGTAGCCCTGAAAATCCGGCATCTTACCCCCTGAAATATTAAAATCTTCAGATTGGTTTTTGTAGGTTTGCGACATGTCAATTGAAGTAACCCGGCTTACCAAATTGTATGGTGAGCAAAAGGCAGTGGATGATATTTCCTTCAAAGTTGGTAAAGGTGAGATTGTTGGTTTCCTCGGCCCCAATGGCGCCGGTAAATCCACTACCATGAAGATCATTACCGGCTACCTTCAGCCCGACAGTGGCACCGCCATTGTATGTGGAATTGACGTACAGCAACAACCCCTGGAAAGCAAAAAGAAGATCGGTTACCTCCCCGAAGCCAATCCCCTCTATTTTGATATGTATGTGCGGGAATACCTCGACTTTGTGGCCGATGTACACGGAGTAGGGGACAAGAAAAAGAAGATCGAGGAAGTGATTGAAACAGTGGGCCTTTCCCTGGAAAGCAAAAAACGGATAGGCCAGCTGTCAAAAGGATATAAACAGCGGGTGGGTTTGGCCGCCGCCCTCATCCACGATCCGGAAGTGCTCATCCTCGATGAACCTACCACCGGCCTCGATCCCAACCAGATCATGGAGATCCGGGAGGTGATCAAAAAGCTGGGGCAGCACAAAACCGTCCTTTTCTCTTCCCATATATTACAGGAAGTAGAGGCCATTTGCGACCGGGTGGTGATCATTAACCGGGGAAAACTGGTTGCCGATGATGCCGTGGATGTGCTCCTCCACCAGCCGGCCAACAATGAAGTGCTGAAAGTGAGCTTCCGGGAAGTACTGGAACCGGTCTTGTTCGAAAAGCTGAGCAGTGTGAGTGCCGTGAACAAGATAAGTACCTATGAATGGGAATTGATCTGTGCCAATGCACAGGATGCCCAACGTCAATTGATGGAATTGGCCCTGCAGCAAAAACTCAATATCGTTTCCCTGCAGGCAGGTAGTCAAAGCCTCGAAGAAGTATTCAGATCATTAACTAACAATAATAAATAAAGATGGGAACCTGG encodes:
- a CDS encoding multidrug effflux MFS transporter, encoding MTKKRYYFLVGLLGALTTIAPFSIDMYLPGFTAIAKDLHSNVAEVALSLSSFFVGISVGQLLYGPLMDRFGRKRPLYIALGLYLIASLACAFATSLDMLIAVRFVQAMGACAATVAANAMVRDLFPVEENAKVFSMLMLILGVSPIIAPTAGSYITAFLGWQAVFIILAVITALIFIAIYFGLPESSKPDPDYSLKPNAIIRSYLAVFKEPVFYTYTFTGAIAFAGLFAFLSSSPYLYMELFKLSERAYGLVFALLAGGLILASQVNRFLLKRYRSEQIITAALISMSIVGLLLVFTSLSGWITLPGMLLMQFIYLSCLGYILPNSSALAMSPFTTGAGSAAALMGALQMGIGAGVSILLSLLQNGTTIPMVSIMAICALVSLLVRMIGHRMIRYKLSEA
- a CDS encoding diacylglycerol/lipid kinase family protein, which gives rise to MKYVKLLHNPTAGEEDHTKRDLIPLIEAAGWECRYSSTKEKGWDKLEPDTDFVVVAGGDGTIRKAALTLLERKFSDKKIPIAVLPLGTANNISKALGITGTVAETITTWKTGVVKKYDIGRIEGLEETYFLVEGFGYGVFPRLMKVMKKVDKAKKDTPEKALQTALEELHHIILSAEARHYHIQVDDNDHSGRFLLVEVMNSRSIGPNLDLSPQADPGDGQFEIVLVAEEERDALAGWIRKKMDGDEAGYDFRSVSGSKVNIHTEDTLLHVDDEMISLEEPARVTVELQAGVLEFLVAGND
- the surE gene encoding 5'/3'-nucleotidase SurE, which produces MRILVTNDDGIYSPGIAALAKVALRFGEVQIVAPDVEQSSMGHAITASRPLYYKKSPITFEGLDAYRVNGTPADCVALGTHLWAKTDVVLSGINMGLNLGNSMWHSGTLAAAKQAVLLGMKGIAISTPAGKTEPDFEKLDPFVEKALAAVIENPHLNLININLPPDPQGLQWTRQSVRLYDGKIVPGIDPMGRKHYWFTVIPLEPAEEGTDRYAVENGYVSITPLRLDLTHEGELTKALQTQPVS
- a CDS encoding RNA polymerase sigma factor; this encodes MANSIADTELINGCINNSRRAQEQLYKQFYGPMTSICLRYTRNQEDAIEVLHNGFLKVYKNIHTYDSARASLYTWIRKIIVNTAIDFIRAREKFYTKIELEKAEEPAIEADAIQRMSAQELLQLVRKLSPATQGVFNLYVVEGYNHREIATLLGISEGTSKWHLSEARKQLQHLLQTMQV
- the mutL gene encoding DNA mismatch repair endonuclease MutL, with amino-acid sequence MPDIIQLLPDNIANQIAAGEVIQRPASAVKELLENAVDAGATDIRLLIQDAGKQLIQVLDNGKGMSETDARMCFERHATSKIHQIDDLFRIRTMGFRGEALASIAAVAQVELKTKRAEDTTGTLLEVENSLVKRQEPIAANTGTSIAMKNLFFNIPARRNFLKSNAAETRHIVDEFIRVALSFPDIFFSLTANGTEMFHLEKGTLKQRIVQVLGNQYNAKLVTVQEQTDYLNIYGFVGKPEAAKKTRGDQYFFVNNRFIRSPYLNHAVMNAYQEMIAADSFPLYVLFIDLDPSQVDINVHPTKQEIKFEDEKIVYAFVQAAVKHALAQFSVTPTLEFDLDPNIQSLDAINKPFTGDQQEAATASPLFKNFSQKHQAHFIQPTDKSELKHWKDFYEGGKNTGDRKQHTEAGDRQSAPSMDGINRQSDNPGEEDQQAYIGQPGERKFTSLLDQLRTEETSVAGIGGSGGQTGSTGTSGYSPFGGQDSALSGRSPQARLELKIAEHAPLTQLHQVYIVVPTNRGFILVHQQLAHERILYERFVLAATDKAMATQRSLFPVTLQLAPPDAVLMNELMSDLNLLGYLIEPFGNHAFVIQGTPADLEQGNEKMIIENLLEQFKHFSTDLKFSKREKLIRSLAWQQAIKPGTALAEKEMRRLIDDLFACKQPNVTAGGNPTYIEFKRDYLEQLFKR
- a CDS encoding Uma2 family endonuclease, coding for MSIADKYRPQYTYADYVQWEGQWELIDGMPYAMSPSPVRVHQLANGKFYTAFDSVILPKCQDCKVLQTLDWKVNDKTVVQPDLMVVCGDFETDFLEFTPSLIVEILSPSTALKDRHEKFELYEQEGVRYYLIADPKFKKIEIYQLIEGKYQPVSISPQEFTFNLENGCEINVSFLRIWS